The genomic interval GACGAGCGGCCGGCAGTCACACCTCCCACCATCCTGGCGCGGGAGACCATCCGCTTATGAAGGCGAGGCGCCGTACGATGGCGTCAACAGCGATGTAGGAGGCCATGCGGTTGACATACCGAACGACATTGAGAAATGGGATTCGCGTGGTGGGGGAAGAGATGTCCTCCATCCGCTCGGTGAGCTTGGGGATCTGGGTGGAGACCGGATCTCGCTATGAAGCCCAGAGCGAGAATGGCATCAGCCACTTTCTTGAACACATGTTCTTCAAGGGCACGTCGCGCCACTCCGCCAAGGAATTGGCGCATTTGTTTGACGATCTCGGCGGTCAGGTGAACGCGTTCACCGCGAAGGAATTCACGTGCTTTTACGCGCGCGTGCTGGACGAGCATTTCTCCATCGCGCTCGAAACGCTGGCCGAGATGCTCACGGACTCGCGCTTTGCGCCCGAGGAGATGGAGAAGGAAAAGCGCGTCGTGATCGAGGAGATCCGGATGTACGAGGACACGCCGGATGAGCTCGTCATGGACCTGATTGCGCGGGGCGTGTATGGAGAGCATCCGCTCGGGTACACCATTCTCGGCCGCGACGAAAACCTGCTCCGGTTCTCGCGGGAGGATCTCGTCCGGTACGTGAACCGACACTACAGGCCGGAGCGCATGGTGGTCTCGGTCGCGGGTCATGTCCCCGAGGACGTGGTGATTCGCGAAGTGGAGCGCGTCTTCGGCGGATTGACCAAGGGCGCGGACGGCGCCCCTGCGTTGGTGCCTCCGCCTTTCCACAAGACCGTGACGACGGAGGAGAAGGACATCGAGCAGGTGCACATCTGCTTGGCGGCGCCGGGCTATCCGGCCGGGTCGCGCGAACTGTATCCGCTGCTGTTGCTGAACAACGTGCTCGGAGGTACGCAATCCTCCCGCTTGTTTCAGGAAATTCGCGAGG from Alicyclobacillus acidocaldarius subsp. acidocaldarius DSM 446 carries:
- a CDS encoding M16 family metallopeptidase, whose protein sequence is MTYRTTLRNGIRVVGEEMSSIRSVSLGIWVETGSRYEAQSENGISHFLEHMFFKGTSRHSAKELAHLFDDLGGQVNAFTAKEFTCFYARVLDEHFSIALETLAEMLTDSRFAPEEMEKEKRVVIEEIRMYEDTPDELVMDLIARGVYGEHPLGYTILGRDENLLRFSREDLVRYVNRHYRPERMVVSVAGHVPEDVVIREVERVFGGLTKGADGAPALVPPPFHKTVTTEEKDIEQVHICLAAPGYPAGSRELYPLLLLNNVLGGTQSSRLFQEIREERGMAYSVYSFHTGFRDAGMFGIYVGTSPETAEEVLALVQQVTARMWQEPISRDQLEKAKRQVKGALMLGLESSGSRMSRLAKNEILLGREVPLEETLAGIDAVAPADIQRVAEDVLSHGFALAAVGPLAEFAFDRAAKVCVSS